A window of Camelina sativa cultivar DH55 unplaced genomic scaffold, Cs unpScaffold00865, whole genome shotgun sequence contains these coding sequences:
- the LOC104773968 gene encoding uncharacterized protein LOC104773968: protein METLMLRADIQEDEEAVISRFMGGLNREIQDRLEIQHYVELEEILHKAVMFQQQIKRKNSRSSYSTAKTNYSLGKPSFKKEEKPSYQKDYKPFVKPKLLDSDQKER from the coding sequence ATGGAAACCCTTATGCTAAGAGCTGATattcaagaagatgaagaagctgtTATATCGCGATTCATGGGAGGTCTTAACCGAGAAATCCAAGACCGTCTAGAAATCCAGCACTATGTGGAACTTGAGGAGATTCTTCACAAGGCAGTCATGTTCCAACAGCAAATCAAACGGAAGAATTCTCGATCCAGCTACAGCACCGCCAAGACCAACTACAGTTTAGGGAAACCAAGTTTTAAAAAGGAGGAAAAGCCCAGCTACCAAAAGGACTACAAGCCATTCGTCAAGCCAAAACTGCTAGATTCAGACCAAAAGGAAAGG